A part of Curtobacterium sp. MCLR17_036 genomic DNA contains:
- a CDS encoding CCA tRNA nucleotidyltransferase has protein sequence MQSVAQAVERLDALAATEPVALLARVFADAGHELALVGGPVRDAFLGRPVTDLDFTTDARPDQILAVVEPIATTTWDVGRQFGTIAALVRGEQVEITTYRSDVYDGETRKPEVAFGDTIQDDLLRRDFTVNAMALRLPARELVDVHGGVEDLLAARLRTPQAAVVSFRDDPLRMMRAARFTAQLGFTVDDDVRAAMHDLVDSIDIVSAERVRDELVKLLNTGDPVPGIRLLVDTGLAERVLPELPEMRLEIDEHHHHKDVYEHSLTVLEQAIGHEAERHADDPPDTVLRLAALLHDIGKPATRKLEPGGAVSFHHHDLVGSKLAKKRLRALRFDNDTIAAVSRLIELHLRFFGYTEGAWTDSAVRRYVRDAGPQLERLHELTRSDVTTRNRRKADRLAFAYDDLEARIAVLAEQEELDAMRPDLTGDDIMRILDIPPGRAVGDAYRFLLEARMDDGPLGADVAEARLRAWWAARDAG, from the coding sequence ATGCAGTCCGTTGCCCAGGCCGTCGAACGACTCGACGCACTCGCCGCCACCGAGCCCGTCGCCCTCCTCGCTCGGGTGTTCGCCGACGCCGGGCACGAGCTGGCGCTCGTCGGCGGCCCCGTGCGCGACGCGTTCCTCGGTCGCCCCGTGACCGACCTCGACTTCACGACCGACGCCCGTCCCGACCAGATCCTGGCGGTCGTCGAACCGATCGCGACCACCACGTGGGACGTCGGGCGGCAGTTCGGCACCATCGCCGCCCTCGTGCGGGGCGAGCAGGTCGAGATCACGACGTACCGCAGCGACGTCTACGACGGCGAGACCCGCAAGCCCGAGGTCGCGTTCGGCGACACCATCCAGGACGACCTGCTGCGCCGCGACTTCACCGTGAACGCCATGGCGCTGCGGCTGCCGGCCCGCGAGCTCGTCGACGTGCACGGCGGCGTCGAGGACCTGTTGGCCGCGCGCCTGCGCACCCCGCAGGCCGCCGTCGTGTCGTTCCGCGACGACCCGCTCCGGATGATGCGTGCGGCGCGGTTCACGGCGCAGCTCGGGTTCACCGTCGACGACGACGTCCGCGCCGCCATGCACGACCTCGTCGACTCCATCGACATCGTGTCCGCCGAGCGGGTGCGCGACGAGCTCGTCAAGCTGCTGAACACGGGCGACCCGGTGCCCGGCATCCGCCTGCTCGTGGACACCGGCCTCGCCGAGCGGGTCCTGCCCGAGCTGCCCGAGATGCGGCTCGAGATCGACGAGCACCACCACCACAAGGACGTCTACGAGCACTCCCTGACGGTGCTCGAGCAGGCCATCGGCCACGAGGCCGAGCGGCACGCCGACGACCCCCCGGACACCGTGCTCCGCCTGGCCGCCCTGCTCCACGACATCGGCAAGCCCGCGACGCGCAAGCTCGAACCCGGCGGCGCCGTGAGCTTTCACCACCACGACCTCGTCGGCTCGAAGCTCGCGAAGAAGCGGCTGCGGGCCCTGCGCTTCGACAACGACACGATCGCCGCGGTGTCACGGTTGATCGAGCTGCACCTGCGCTTCTTCGGGTACACCGAGGGCGCCTGGACCGACTCCGCCGTGCGCCGCTACGTCCGCGACGCCGGCCCGCAGCTCGAACGGCTGCACGAGCTCACCCGCTCCGACGTCACCACCCGCAACCGCCGCAAGGCCGACCGCCTGGCCTTCGCCTACGACGACCTCGAGGCACGGATCGCGGTGCTCGCCGAACAGGAGGAGCTCGACGCGATGCGTCCCGACCTGACCGGCGACGACATCATGCGGATCCTCGACATCCCGCCGGGCCGTGCCGTCGGTGACGCGTACCGGTTCCTGCTCGAGGCCCGGATGGACGACGGCCCGCTCGGTGCGGACGTGGCCGAGGCCCGCCTCCGCGCCTGGTGGGCGGCCCGCGACGCCGGCTGA